One window from the genome of [Mycobacterium] stephanolepidis encodes:
- a CDS encoding PucR family transcriptional regulator yields MSRLSEVTSGVLAAGVESVPWRGDISAEYFEDEIGPILKQAITSLLSAFASGRLLSRSEVSMFMTPLVELSTEGEIPLPFLITAMHGGIRRLWEFVAEYSSDSDAASLASLGMYLAELAGTVTVMVSEAYQNSTAGGYVERRWSGRLCAALVSGKANAMNVAREGNLDLCDHYNVIAVHVDSRAGPQSAQDQLTTWRRMRYAQRILYDFGPNLVLNTFDGCSGIVLLPSAMNISGAAHGADAAIVAALSERLGVPIYAATRPSTQPSAIPAAAAEATEIARLARQVGRVPGLYQLEDVLLEYQITRPSPARDLLAQCVVPLQRHPMLLEALKVHLRHGSARKAAAAELFIHPNTLTYRLGRIRDITDIDPMDPHGARVLAAALTLNSTTEPAPACMCE; encoded by the coding sequence ATGTCCCGACTCAGTGAAGTGACGTCAGGCGTGTTGGCGGCAGGGGTGGAGTCTGTGCCCTGGCGCGGTGACATATCCGCCGAATACTTCGAAGACGAAATTGGCCCAATCCTCAAGCAGGCGATTACCTCCCTGCTCAGTGCGTTTGCCTCAGGCCGCTTGCTAAGCCGTTCTGAAGTGTCCATGTTCATGACACCGCTCGTTGAACTCAGCACTGAAGGCGAGATTCCGCTGCCATTCTTGATCACCGCAATGCATGGTGGTATCCGTCGGTTATGGGAGTTTGTCGCGGAGTACTCATCGGATAGCGACGCCGCATCATTAGCCTCGCTCGGAATGTATCTCGCGGAGCTGGCGGGCACCGTCACTGTGATGGTTTCCGAGGCATATCAGAATTCGACTGCCGGGGGATACGTTGAACGCAGATGGTCAGGAAGGTTATGCGCCGCGTTGGTTTCCGGCAAAGCCAACGCGATGAACGTTGCCCGCGAGGGCAACCTTGACCTTTGCGACCACTACAATGTGATCGCCGTGCATGTGGACAGCAGGGCCGGGCCGCAATCAGCTCAGGACCAGCTGACTACTTGGCGCAGGATGCGGTATGCGCAGCGCATCCTCTACGACTTTGGGCCAAATCTTGTCCTTAACACGTTTGACGGGTGCAGTGGAATCGTCCTCCTCCCTTCGGCGATGAACATATCTGGTGCCGCGCACGGCGCCGACGCCGCAATTGTGGCCGCACTCAGCGAGCGATTGGGGGTGCCCATCTACGCTGCGACCCGTCCCTCGACTCAGCCGTCGGCGATTCCCGCAGCCGCGGCTGAAGCCACTGAAATTGCCCGTCTTGCAAGGCAAGTAGGTAGGGTCCCGGGGCTCTATCAACTGGAAGATGTCCTGCTGGAGTACCAGATCACCCGTCCTAGCCCGGCGCGCGACCTCCTCGCGCAATGCGTAGTGCCACTACAGCGTCACCCCATGCTTCTCGAGGCTTTGAAAGTGCACCTTCGGCATGGATCGGCCCGAAAAGCCGCTGCCGCAGAACTTTTCATACACCCAAATACGTTGACGTACCGCTTGGGTCGAATCCGAGACATAACCGACATCGACCCTATGGACCCGCACGGCGCACGCGTACTTGCTGCTGCACTGACGCTAAACAGCACCACCGAGCCAGCTCCTGCGTGTATGTGCGAATGA